The following proteins are encoded in a genomic region of Phycisphaerae bacterium:
- a CDS encoding MFS transporter, which produces MTTSHLDRVRDFFGLRRGIVGLLAMVILVGLGEKMAERFLPVYLIALGGGVLSVGLLNGLDNLLSALYSLPGGYLSDRYGTKRALLLFNLLAMAGFLVVILIPAWPAVIGASFLFLSWTAISLPASMSLVAQAVPATKRTMGVSMHSLVRRVPMALGPVIGGLFIDQWGETTGVRLAFIAALVLAGVAILLQQALIPADAPAASGSPAAPHHPLRVLRAMHPDLRNLLVSDILIRFCEQIPYAFVVIWCLKTIADPVGALEFGLLTTVEMVTAMLVYIPVAYLADHSAKKPYVLMTFVFFTLFPLALLLCQSFWPLVAAFVLRGLKEFGEAPRKALIMDLAPEDQKALTFGVYYLVRDSIVALAAFAGGLLWMHSPEANFLTAFGCGAVGTLWFALRGGRARITRDTRAPRAAESGPASHSS; this is translated from the coding sequence ATGACGACGTCGCATCTGGACCGCGTTCGCGACTTCTTCGGCCTGCGCCGCGGCATTGTCGGGCTGCTGGCCATGGTCATCCTCGTCGGACTCGGCGAGAAGATGGCCGAGCGGTTTCTGCCGGTCTACCTCATTGCACTGGGCGGGGGCGTCCTGTCGGTTGGGCTCCTTAACGGGCTCGATAACCTGCTATCGGCGTTGTACTCCCTGCCGGGCGGATATCTGTCCGACCGCTACGGCACCAAACGCGCCCTGCTGCTCTTCAACCTGCTCGCGATGGCCGGGTTTCTCGTCGTGATCCTCATTCCGGCCTGGCCAGCCGTGATCGGCGCGTCGTTCCTGTTCCTGTCGTGGACGGCCATCTCGCTGCCGGCAAGCATGAGCCTGGTCGCGCAGGCCGTGCCCGCGACGAAACGCACGATGGGCGTGTCGATGCACTCGCTCGTCCGCCGCGTGCCAATGGCGCTCGGCCCCGTCATTGGCGGGCTGTTCATCGACCAGTGGGGCGAGACGACCGGCGTGCGGCTGGCGTTCATCGCCGCGCTGGTACTGGCCGGCGTCGCGATCTTGCTCCAACAGGCATTGATTCCGGCCGATGCGCCTGCGGCCAGCGGCAGCCCGGCCGCGCCGCACCATCCACTCCGCGTCCTGCGCGCGATGCATCCCGACCTGCGCAATCTGCTCGTGTCCGACATCCTGATTCGCTTCTGCGAGCAGATCCCCTACGCGTTTGTCGTGATCTGGTGCCTGAAGACGATCGCCGACCCCGTCGGCGCGCTCGAGTTCGGTCTGCTCACGACGGTCGAGATGGTCACGGCGATGCTGGTCTACATCCCGGTCGCATACCTCGCCGACCACAGCGCGAAGAAGCCCTACGTCCTGATGACCTTCGTGTTCTTCACACTCTTTCCGCTCGCGCTGCTGTTGTGCCAGTCGTTCTGGCCGCTGGTGGCCGCGTTCGTGCTGCGCGGCTTGAAGGAATTCGGCGAGGCCCCGCGCAAGGCGCTGATCATGGACCTCGCCCCCGAGGACCAGAAGGCACTCACGTTCGGCGTGTACTACCTGGTTCGCGACTCCATCGTCGCGCTGGCCGCGTTCGCCGGCGGCCTGCTCTGGATGCACAGCCCGGAGGCCAACTTCCTGACCGCGTTCGGATGCGGGGCTGTGGGCACTCTGTGGTTTGCGCTGCGCGGGGGGCGCGCTCGGATCACGCGGGACACACGCGCGCCGCGCGCCGCGGAGTCAGGCCCGGCGTCGCATTCTTCGTAG
- a CDS encoding ABC transporter permease subunit, with translation MSRAVLLKTLRDALPLVVVLTLATVGLEMAIVRMLREIGGDVEQLRRWLELPLIRDLLRIAMGADILGDLTPTTMATFGLGHPLLYAFAWTLLLTIGSGVIAGEIDRGTADLLLTLPVSRAQIYVSTSVAWVVAAVLVSFAPMLGLWLGERLCPLHEPLALRRLWPLAVNFLALNLSVGAVTMLVSSLVSRRGTAVGILLAGLLASDLMNFLSQFWESVRPFSFLGFLHYYRLLPVVRSGEFPAGDIAVLLAIGLGAWSAGLWHFGRRDIPAA, from the coding sequence ATGAGCCGCGCGGTCCTCCTCAAGACGCTGCGCGACGCGCTGCCGCTGGTCGTAGTGCTGACGCTCGCGACGGTCGGGCTGGAGATGGCGATCGTCCGCATGCTGCGCGAGATCGGCGGCGACGTGGAGCAACTGCGCCGCTGGCTCGAGTTGCCACTGATCCGCGACCTGCTTCGCATCGCCATGGGGGCGGACATACTGGGGGATCTTACGCCGACCACGATGGCGACCTTTGGGCTCGGCCACCCGCTGCTCTACGCCTTCGCCTGGACGCTCCTGCTCACGATCGGCAGCGGCGTGATCGCGGGCGAGATTGATCGCGGGACGGCGGACCTGCTGCTGACACTGCCGGTCTCCCGCGCGCAGATCTACGTCAGCACGTCAGTGGCGTGGGTCGTCGCCGCCGTGCTCGTCAGCTTCGCGCCCATGCTGGGGCTCTGGCTGGGCGAGCGCCTGTGCCCGTTGCACGAACCGTTGGCGCTGCGGCGTTTGTGGCCGCTGGCCGTGAATTTCCTGGCGCTTAACCTGAGCGTCGGTGCCGTAACCATGCTCGTGTCGAGCCTGGTTTCGAGGCGCGGAACGGCGGTGGGAATCTTGCTCGCGGGGCTGCTGGCATCGGACCTGATGAACTTTCTGTCGCAGTTCTGGGAGTCGGTGCGTCCTTTCAGCTTTCTTGGCTTTCTGCACTACTACCGGCTGTTGCCGGTCGTGCGCAGCGGAGAATTCCCCGCGGGTGACATCGCCGTGCTGCTTGCGATTGGCCTCGGTGCCTGGAGCGCCGGGCTCTGGCACTTCGGCCGCCGGGACATCCCCGCGGCGTAG
- a CDS encoding ABC transporter ATP-binding protein, whose amino-acid sequence MNAVATVGLTKCYGAQAALRDLSFHVPAGRLFGFLGPNGAGKTTMLRLLLGLLRPTRGRAEVLGRDAWRAGPALRAEVGYLPGDVRFYGWLTGRATLAFLDAARGHRAGDELPRLVARFDLDLDRRVRDYSRGMKQKLGLIAALMHRPRLLILDEPTTALDPLMRAALYDELRAVVASGRTVLFSSHTLAEVEELCDEVAILRAGRLVEQERIDVLRARALRHVELRLRDGAVVPPPPAGFELVDRTGGQWRGTWTGPPAPLLAWLAQCPVDDVTIAPPDLDDLFLAYYSDPPAVSA is encoded by the coding sequence ATGAACGCAGTCGCGACGGTTGGGCTGACCAAGTGCTACGGGGCGCAGGCCGCGCTGCGCGACCTCAGCTTTCACGTCCCGGCCGGCAGACTCTTCGGATTTCTCGGCCCCAACGGTGCGGGCAAGACCACGATGCTCCGCCTGCTGCTGGGCCTGCTGCGCCCGACGCGCGGCCGTGCCGAAGTCCTCGGCCGCGACGCCTGGCGCGCCGGACCGGCCCTGCGGGCCGAGGTCGGCTACCTGCCGGGCGACGTGCGCTTCTACGGCTGGCTCACGGGCCGCGCGACGCTGGCATTTCTCGACGCCGCGCGGGGACATCGCGCCGGTGACGAGTTGCCGCGCCTCGTCGCGCGCTTCGACCTGGACCTGGACCGGCGCGTGCGTGACTACTCGCGTGGCATGAAGCAGAAGCTGGGGCTGATCGCCGCGCTGATGCATCGACCCCGGCTCCTGATCCTGGACGAGCCCACGACCGCGCTTGATCCACTCATGCGCGCGGCACTGTACGACGAGCTGCGCGCCGTTGTTGCCTCCGGCCGCACGGTCCTGTTCTCCAGCCACACGCTGGCGGAGGTCGAGGAGCTCTGCGACGAAGTCGCGATCCTGCGGGCCGGGCGGCTGGTGGAGCAGGAACGGATCGACGTTCTGCGGGCGCGGGCCCTGCGACACGTGGAACTGCGCTTGCGCGATGGAGCGGTTGTCCCACCGCCGCCCGCCGGCTTCGAACTGGTGGACCGCACCGGCGGACAGTGGCGCGGGACCTGGACCGGCCCGCCGGCGCCGCTCCTGGCCTGGCTGGCACAGTGCCCGGTGGACGACGTGACGATCGCGCCGCCGGACCTGGACGACCTGTTCCTGGCGTACTATTCCGATCCTCCGGCGGTGTCGGCATGA
- a CDS encoding MBL fold metallo-hydrolase, producing MAEILFHGAAEEVTGSMHAVRVDGQWVALDCGMYQGKRAEAEEKNRQWPVSPKDIAAVVLSHAHIDHSGRLPLLVKEGFDGPVYATPATRDLCAIMLPDSAHVQEEDVYYVSKRRKRKGLPPIEPLYDYEDALAAVTLIHSIPYGRWFPVVPGLLASFSEAGHMLGSAGIRLAFGKRNGDTPSLFYSGDMGRPDKPILRDPAPLPEDDTILMESTYGARINEAVDDARDMMRAVISRTLRRGGKVIIPSFAVGRTQTIVYYLHEQMVTGALPRIPVYVDSPLAVNATEVFKLHPECYDAEARAFHRVTGDILGSGCCTYIRNVEESKALHLRKEPCIIISASGMCEAGRIRHHLKNNITNPRNTILIPGYQAANTLGRRIADGAKMITLFHEEYEVQAEVVQIHGFSGHADQAELLRMLGKCVGTAKRLVLVHGEPDQSTVLADKARALGFREVAIAQRGFHLGL from the coding sequence ATGGCCGAAATTCTGTTTCACGGTGCGGCGGAAGAGGTCACCGGGTCGATGCACGCAGTCCGCGTGGACGGGCAATGGGTGGCCCTCGACTGCGGGATGTACCAGGGCAAGCGGGCGGAGGCGGAAGAGAAGAACCGGCAGTGGCCCGTGTCGCCGAAGGACATCGCCGCCGTGGTGCTGTCGCACGCGCACATCGATCATTCCGGCCGGCTGCCGCTGCTGGTGAAAGAGGGTTTCGACGGCCCGGTCTACGCGACGCCGGCGACGCGCGACCTGTGCGCGATCATGCTGCCGGACTCGGCGCACGTGCAAGAGGAAGACGTGTACTACGTCAGCAAGCGGCGCAAGCGGAAGGGGCTGCCGCCCATCGAGCCGCTGTACGATTACGAAGACGCGCTGGCTGCCGTGACCCTGATCCACAGCATCCCGTATGGGCGCTGGTTCCCGGTCGTTCCGGGGCTGCTCGCGAGCTTTTCCGAGGCTGGGCACATGCTTGGCTCGGCGGGCATTCGGCTGGCGTTCGGCAAGCGCAACGGCGACACGCCGTCCCTCTTCTACAGCGGCGACATGGGCCGGCCGGACAAGCCGATCCTGCGGGATCCGGCGCCGCTGCCGGAGGACGACACGATTCTGATGGAAAGCACCTATGGGGCGCGGATCAACGAGGCGGTGGATGATGCCCGTGACATGATGCGCGCGGTGATCAGCCGCACGCTTCGCCGGGGTGGGAAAGTGATCATCCCGTCCTTCGCGGTGGGACGAACGCAGACGATTGTGTACTACCTGCACGAGCAGATGGTGACGGGGGCTCTCCCGCGGATTCCAGTGTACGTGGACAGCCCGCTGGCGGTGAACGCGACGGAGGTTTTCAAGCTGCACCCGGAGTGCTACGACGCTGAGGCGCGGGCCTTTCACCGCGTGACGGGCGACATCCTGGGCAGCGGGTGCTGCACGTACATCCGCAACGTGGAGGAGAGCAAGGCCCTGCATCTGCGCAAGGAACCGTGCATCATCATCTCGGCCAGTGGCATGTGCGAAGCCGGCCGCATCCGCCACCACCTGAAGAACAACATCACCAACCCGCGCAACACCATCCTGATCCCGGGCTACCAGGCGGCCAACACGCTCGGGCGGAGAATCGCCGACGGCGCCAAGATGATCACGCTCTTTCACGAGGAATACGAGGTCCAGGCGGAGGTCGTGCAGATCCACGGCTTCAGCGGCCACGCGGACCAGGCCGAGTTGCTGCGGATGCTCGGGAAATGCGTCGGCACCGCGAAGCGGCTGGTGCTCGTGCACGGTGAGCCGGACCAATCGACGGTGCTGGCGGACAAGGCCCGCGCGCTCGGCTTCCGCGAGGTGGCCATCGCGCAGCGCGGCTTTCATCTGGGCCTGTGA
- a CDS encoding glycosyltransferase family 9 protein has product MADDWLILHAGALGDLLLTLQLALRLPGVAESEGVRVVSRTDPGDLSACRPSIVRRSSEGLGLHWLFGDQAEPPPERLRALIGGARVLSALGGAHTITHHRLDALAPAALYSIDPRPRDGVDRHVTQQWQTQLEEQGLLVPKCVHQRPAQRGLGVPEELRARGRQLLAECVARAGANTASASDPLAAARGSDGTRVLVHPGSGGASKCWPLACFVNVARRLSKANVGVFFLVGPVELERWDDTQLAVLADEFPILRSPSPDELVAVIAGATALIGNDAGPSHLAALLGARTVVIFGPTASSVWRPLGADVRVLSGDPRAAAGDWGLAPAAVVKALGLP; this is encoded by the coding sequence GTGGCTGACGACTGGCTCATCCTGCACGCCGGCGCACTGGGCGATTTGCTGCTCACGCTCCAGCTCGCACTGCGGCTGCCGGGTGTCGCGGAAAGCGAAGGCGTACGCGTGGTCTCACGCACCGACCCCGGCGATCTGTCCGCCTGCCGGCCGAGCATCGTCCGGCGATCGTCGGAGGGCCTCGGCCTGCACTGGCTCTTCGGCGACCAGGCTGAACCGCCGCCGGAGCGGTTGCGGGCGCTGATCGGCGGGGCCCGCGTGCTGAGTGCCCTGGGCGGTGCGCACACGATCACGCACCATCGACTCGACGCCCTGGCGCCCGCCGCGCTGTACAGCATCGATCCCCGGCCGCGCGACGGCGTCGACCGCCACGTTACGCAACAATGGCAGACGCAGCTCGAGGAGCAGGGGTTGCTCGTGCCGAAGTGCGTGCATCAGCGGCCGGCACAGCGCGGGCTAGGCGTGCCGGAGGAGCTGCGGGCACGCGGGCGGCAGTTGCTGGCGGAATGCGTAGCACGTGCGGGCGCTAACACCGCATCCGCATCTGACCCGCTTGCTGCCGCTCGGGGTTCTGATGGAACGCGCGTGCTCGTTCACCCTGGCAGCGGCGGTGCGTCGAAATGCTGGCCACTCGCGTGCTTTGTCAATGTCGCACGCCGTCTGAGTAAGGCAAATGTGGGTGTCTTCTTCCTCGTCGGCCCTGTTGAATTGGAGCGCTGGGACGACACGCAGCTTGCCGTCCTCGCGGACGAATTCCCCATTCTGCGGTCGCCGTCGCCCGATGAACTTGTTGCGGTGATCGCTGGAGCCACGGCCTTGATTGGCAACGATGCGGGCCCGAGCCATCTCGCGGCCCTGCTGGGCGCGCGGACGGTCGTGATTTTCGGACCCACGGCCTCGTCGGTCTGGCGGCCGCTGGGAGCGGACGTCCGCGTCTTGTCGGGCGACCCGCGAGCCGCAGCGGGCGACTGGGGCCTCGCGCCGGCCGCCGTCGTAAAGGCACTCGGTTTGCCGTAA
- a CDS encoding DinB family protein, which translates to MTKSGRCSLDLGPVAHLIDEAYNKKSWHGTNLRGSIRGMSATQAAFRAGKHSIAQIVVHCAYWKYTVRRRLRNEKRGSFALKGSNWFALPEPLDEAHWKQYVALLDSEQRALQAAVAELPATQIDAKPGGSKVSNLALLHGVALHDVYHAGQIQLIKGIAKAAQA; encoded by the coding sequence ATGACGAAGTCAGGCAGGTGTAGTCTCGATCTCGGGCCTGTGGCGCACCTCATCGATGAAGCGTACAACAAGAAATCGTGGCACGGTACGAACCTGCGCGGCTCGATCCGCGGGATGTCGGCCACGCAGGCGGCATTTCGCGCCGGCAAGCACAGCATCGCGCAAATTGTCGTCCACTGCGCATACTGGAAATACACCGTCCGCCGCCGGCTGCGCAACGAAAAGCGCGGCTCGTTCGCGCTGAAGGGCAGCAACTGGTTCGCGCTGCCCGAGCCATTGGATGAGGCACACTGGAAGCAGTACGTCGCGCTGCTCGACAGTGAGCAACGGGCGCTGCAGGCCGCCGTGGCGGAGTTGCCGGCGACGCAGATTGACGCCAAGCCCGGCGGCAGCAAAGTGAGCAACCTCGCCTTGCTGCATGGCGTCGCGTTGCACGACGTCTATCACGCTGGCCAGATCCAATTGATCAAGGGCATCGCGAAGGCCGCCCAGGCGTAG
- the mnmA gene encoding tRNA 2-thiouridine(34) synthase MnmA translates to MSRNGKVIVAISGGVDSSVAACLLKEQGYDCVGVFMRVGLEATKRRSDEATEPRSHEATEGEPVPTRSRYHVPAFPPSHVPTRLKHGCCSVADALDARAIAGRLGIPLYVLNFERDFDAIISYFVDEYAQARTPNPCVLCNIHLKFGKLLRYADTLDAQFVATGHYARVLQHQGQPRLARSLNRAKDQSYVLFGIQRADLPRCLFPIGEIADKAEVRRIAADLGLKVHDKPDSQEICFVPDGDYKELVRARRPETQRPGEVRDAAGHVLGTHDGVANFTVGQRRGLGIATGAPIYVTRLNVLDNTVTVGSREELLSGGLVAERVNWLTDPPAAGEWRPATIKIRHTHTPASGAIRVAGWVARSGAAGPCEANTTLPESCVEARFDEPQAAVTPGQAAVFCDGEFVLGGGWIAHASPQGRVTGGDATASRREQR, encoded by the coding sequence ATGTCCCGCAACGGTAAGGTCATCGTCGCGATATCCGGCGGCGTGGATTCGTCCGTCGCCGCGTGTCTGCTCAAGGAGCAGGGCTACGACTGCGTCGGCGTGTTCATGCGGGTGGGGCTGGAAGCGACGAAGCGACGAAGCGACGAAGCGACGGAGCCACGAAGCCACGAAGCCACGGAGGGAGAGCCCGTTCCCACGCGCTCACGCTACCACGTTCCCGCGTTCCCACCTTCGCACGTTCCCACGCGTCTCAAGCATGGCTGCTGTTCCGTAGCCGACGCCCTCGACGCGCGCGCCATCGCCGGGCGGCTCGGGATTCCGTTGTACGTGCTCAACTTCGAACGCGATTTCGACGCGATCATCAGTTACTTCGTGGACGAATATGCGCAGGCCCGCACGCCGAATCCCTGCGTCCTCTGCAACATCCACCTGAAATTCGGCAAGCTGCTGCGCTACGCCGACACGCTTGATGCCCAGTTCGTCGCGACCGGGCACTATGCCCGTGTGTTGCAGCATCAAGGGCAGCCGCGCCTGGCACGCTCACTCAACCGCGCAAAGGACCAGTCCTACGTGCTCTTCGGCATCCAGCGGGCCGACCTCCCGCGCTGCCTGTTCCCCATCGGCGAGATCGCCGACAAGGCCGAGGTCCGGCGGATCGCGGCCGACCTCGGGCTCAAAGTTCACGACAAGCCGGACAGCCAGGAGATCTGCTTCGTTCCGGATGGCGACTACAAGGAACTGGTTCGCGCCCGCCGGCCGGAGACACAGCGCCCGGGCGAGGTGCGTGATGCCGCCGGTCACGTACTGGGCACGCACGATGGCGTGGCGAATTTCACGGTCGGCCAGCGCCGCGGACTGGGCATTGCGACCGGCGCACCGATCTACGTGACGCGCCTGAACGTCCTCGACAACACGGTGACGGTCGGTTCGCGCGAGGAGCTGCTCAGCGGTGGCCTGGTCGCCGAGCGCGTGAACTGGCTGACCGATCCGCCGGCGGCAGGGGAGTGGCGACCCGCGACGATCAAGATCCGCCACACGCACACGCCGGCGAGTGGCGCGATCCGCGTAGCAGGATGGGTGGCACGGTCCGGCGCAGCCGGGCCGTGTGAGGCGAACACGACGCTGCCCGAATCGTGCGTCGAGGCTCGCTTCGACGAGCCGCAGGCCGCCGTCACGCCGGGCCAGGCAGCCGTGTTCTGCGATGGCGAGTTCGTACTGGGCGGTGGCTGGATCGCGCACGCGTCGCCGCAGGGACGCGTGACAGGTGGAGATGCGACGGCCAGCCGGAGGGAGCAGCGATGA
- a CDS encoding aldehyde dehydrogenase family protein, whose product MSDFLKTLGIEKTNLGGFHGEWIGSGPKLDVITPIDGSTIGSVTQVTEQEYDKIVARAQQAFLNWRMVPAPKRGELVRQLGVRLRQFKKELGALVTLEMGKIAAEGEGEVQEMIDICDFACGLSRQLYGLTMHSERPRHRMYEQWHPLGVVGVISAFNFPVAVWSWNSALAAVCGDATLWKPASKTPLTAIACTKSAQQVCKDNGYDPAIFSLVIGKGSTVGERLLHDPRIPLVSATGSCQMGYRVGEVVGQRLGRTILELGGNNAIIVTPSADLGMAVRAILFGAVGTAGQRCTSTRRIIVHNSVRDDLVARLVKAYKSVPIGDPRKEGTLMGPLVTHQAVTDMQNAIARIKQEGGEILYGGEKLDGADYPGGHYVRPCIAAAKNEFRIVQEETFAPILYIIGYGQKGANAVAAVKDIDEAIALHNAVPQGLSSAIFSTHMLETERFLAHSGSDCGIANVNIGTSGAEIGGAFGGEKETGGGRESGSDAWKAYMRRQTNTINWSTELPLAQGIKFGD is encoded by the coding sequence ATGAGCGATTTCCTGAAGACCCTCGGTATCGAGAAGACCAACCTCGGCGGTTTCCACGGCGAGTGGATCGGCTCCGGCCCCAAGCTCGACGTCATCACCCCCATCGACGGCAGCACGATCGGCTCCGTCACGCAGGTCACCGAACAGGAGTACGACAAGATCGTCGCGCGGGCCCAGCAGGCTTTCCTAAACTGGCGCATGGTGCCGGCCCCGAAGCGCGGCGAGCTGGTCCGCCAACTCGGCGTGCGGCTGCGGCAGTTCAAAAAGGAGCTCGGGGCCCTGGTCACGCTAGAAATGGGCAAGATCGCGGCCGAGGGTGAAGGCGAAGTGCAGGAGATGATCGATATCTGCGATTTCGCCTGCGGCTTGTCACGCCAGCTCTATGGCCTGACCATGCACTCCGAGCGCCCCCGGCATCGCATGTACGAGCAGTGGCACCCGCTCGGCGTCGTCGGCGTCATCAGCGCGTTCAACTTCCCCGTCGCCGTGTGGTCGTGGAATAGCGCGCTGGCGGCGGTCTGCGGCGATGCGACGCTCTGGAAGCCCGCCAGCAAGACCCCGCTGACGGCGATCGCCTGCACGAAGAGCGCGCAGCAGGTATGCAAGGACAACGGCTACGATCCGGCGATCTTCTCGCTGGTCATCGGCAAGGGCAGCACCGTGGGCGAGCGGCTGCTGCACGACCCGCGGATTCCGCTCGTGTCGGCGACCGGCAGTTGCCAGATGGGCTACCGCGTCGGCGAGGTCGTCGGCCAGCGCCTGGGTCGGACGATCCTGGAGCTGGGCGGCAACAACGCCATCATCGTGACACCCAGCGCGGACCTCGGCATGGCCGTACGGGCAATCTTGTTCGGCGCGGTCGGCACCGCGGGGCAGCGCTGCACGAGCACGCGGCGGATCATCGTCCACAACTCGGTGCGCGACGATCTCGTGGCGCGGCTGGTGAAGGCGTACAAGTCGGTGCCGATCGGCGATCCGCGCAAGGAAGGCACGCTGATGGGGCCGCTGGTCACGCACCAGGCGGTGACAGACATGCAGAACGCGATCGCGCGGATCAAGCAGGAGGGCGGCGAAATCCTGTACGGCGGTGAGAAGCTCGACGGGGCGGACTATCCCGGCGGGCACTACGTGCGGCCGTGCATCGCCGCGGCGAAGAACGAGTTCAGGATCGTGCAGGAGGAGACCTTCGCGCCGATCCTGTACATCATCGGTTACGGTCAGAAGGGCGCCAACGCCGTGGCGGCCGTGAAGGACATCGACGAAGCCATCGCGCTGCACAACGCCGTCCCGCAGGGCCTGTCGTCCGCGATTTTCAGCACGCACATGCTGGAGACGGAGCGGTTCCTGGCGCACTCGGGCAGCGACTGCGGCATCGCGAACGTCAACATCGGCACCAGCGGCGCGGAAATCGGCGGCGCGTTCGGCGGCGAAAAGGAAACGGGCGGCGGCCGCGAATCCGGCTCGGACGCCTGGAAGGCCTACATGCGCCGCCAGACGAACACGATTAACTGGAGCACGGAGCTGCCACTGGCGCAGGGGATCAAATTCGGCGACTAG
- a CDS encoding efflux RND transporter periplasmic adaptor subunit: MRIVATIIVVLALTTAGWYGYRTWLLPTAPVTYKTAEVKRGTVVSTVSATGTVEPLLKVLVGSQVSGTVTRWYADFNDKVAKDFVLAELDQDRFKAQLEQRKAAVSVARARVEEQRALLSTATLERERIEQAFTRNAASEYEVQSTKAAEAAATASLHAAEAQLEAAEADARMAAIELEKTIIKSPIDGVVISRDVDAGQTVAASLSAPTLFTIANDLTKMRVNANVSETDIGNVREGMAAEFRVDAFPGRRFRGTVSQVRYAETVVDNVVTYTTLIDVENPDLSLRPGMTATILFEVAKADDVLMVPNAALRFNPQAAAEAAQVDWRRPGRGQPIQPRVFRLEGAQPVEVAVELGLNDGSFTEVKAEGLKEGDALVVEQVLNAKARLPAATQRMPRM; the protein is encoded by the coding sequence GTGCGCATCGTGGCGACGATCATCGTTGTGCTGGCGTTGACCACGGCGGGTTGGTACGGCTATCGGACGTGGCTGTTGCCCACCGCGCCGGTGACCTACAAGACCGCGGAGGTGAAGCGCGGGACAGTCGTCTCCACGGTCTCGGCGACAGGCACGGTGGAGCCGCTGCTGAAGGTGCTGGTCGGGTCACAGGTCAGCGGCACCGTGACGCGCTGGTACGCCGACTTCAATGACAAGGTCGCGAAGGACTTCGTGCTCGCCGAGCTCGACCAGGACCGCTTCAAGGCGCAGCTCGAACAGCGCAAAGCAGCCGTGTCGGTCGCCCGGGCCCGCGTGGAGGAGCAGCGCGCCCTGCTCTCCACCGCGACGCTCGAGCGCGAACGGATCGAGCAGGCCTTCACCCGCAACGCGGCCTCGGAATACGAGGTGCAATCGACCAAGGCGGCCGAGGCCGCCGCGACGGCGTCCCTGCATGCCGCCGAGGCCCAACTGGAAGCCGCGGAAGCGGACGCCCGCATGGCGGCGATCGAGCTCGAAAAAACGATTATCAAGTCGCCGATCGACGGGGTGGTGATCTCGCGGGACGTGGACGCGGGACAGACGGTGGCGGCGTCGCTGTCGGCCCCGACGCTGTTCACGATCGCCAACGACCTGACGAAGATGCGGGTAAACGCGAACGTCAGCGAAACCGATATCGGCAACGTGCGCGAGGGGATGGCGGCCGAGTTTCGCGTGGATGCCTTCCCGGGGCGGCGATTCCGCGGCACAGTGTCGCAGGTGCGCTACGCGGAAACCGTGGTGGACAATGTGGTCACGTACACCACGCTCATCGACGTCGAGAACCCCGATCTTTCACTGCGGCCGGGCATGACCGCGACCATCCTGTTCGAGGTGGCCAAGGCCGACGACGTGCTCATGGTGCCCAATGCCGCCCTGCGCTTCAATCCGCAGGCCGCGGCGGAGGCGGCGCAGGTGGATTGGCGCCGCCCGGGGCGCGGCCAGCCGATTCAGCCGCGGGTCTTCCGCCTGGAGGGTGCGCAGCCGGTCGAGGTCGCGGTCGAGCTGGGCCTCAACGACGGCAGCTTCACCGAGGTGAAAGCGGAGGGGTTGAAGGAAGGCGACGCTCTGGTCGTCGAGCAGGTGCTGAACGCGAAGGCCCGCCTGCCGGCCGCCACACAGCGGATGCCGAGGATGTAG
- a CDS encoding ABC transporter ATP-binding protein, with protein sequence MDTPLIDIRDAWKSYHIEEVEIPAVRGVSLAIPTSQFVAVTGASGSGKSTFMHLVGCLDQLDRGQYFFEGQPIERLSRRQLAALRNRRIGFVFQSFNLLARTSIVDNVALPLAYQGIGRRERRRRATEVLERVGLGDRLKHHPNQLSGGQQQRVAVARALVTRPAVVLADEPTGNLDSRTSLELMTLLQTMNREQGISIVLVTHEADIAAFGERQVVFRDGCIVRDSHNPVGEAA encoded by the coding sequence GTGGACACGCCCCTGATCGACATTCGCGACGCGTGGAAATCGTACCACATCGAGGAGGTGGAGATCCCCGCGGTGCGCGGCGTGTCGCTCGCCATTCCAACCAGCCAGTTTGTGGCCGTCACCGGCGCGAGCGGCTCCGGGAAATCCACGTTTATGCACCTGGTCGGCTGTCTCGACCAGCTCGACCGCGGGCAGTACTTCTTCGAAGGCCAGCCGATCGAGCGCCTGTCGCGACGGCAACTCGCGGCGCTGCGCAATCGGCGCATCGGGTTTGTCTTCCAGAGCTTCAACCTGCTGGCGCGCACGTCCATCGTGGACAACGTGGCTTTGCCGCTCGCGTACCAGGGCATCGGGCGGCGTGAGCGCCGCCGCCGGGCCACCGAGGTACTCGAACGCGTCGGCCTGGGCGACCGGTTGAAGCACCATCCGAATCAGCTTTCCGGCGGGCAGCAGCAGCGCGTGGCCGTCGCGCGGGCGCTGGTCACGCGGCCCGCGGTCGTGCTCGCGGACGAGCCGACCGGGAACCTGGACAGCCGTACCAGCCTGGAGCTCATGACGCTCCTCCAGACGATGAACCGCGAGCAGGGCATCAGCATCGTGCTGGTCACGCATGAAGCGGACATCGCCGCGTTTGGCGAGCGGCAGGTCGTGTTTCGTGACGGTTGCATCGTCCGTGACAGCCACAACCCGGTAGGCGAGGCGGCGTAG